In the genome of Pangasianodon hypophthalmus isolate fPanHyp1 chromosome 15, fPanHyp1.pri, whole genome shotgun sequence, the window tattaaaatcTTGTTAAACAGTATTGGTTAACAGTATAGGTTCTAAATTACAAGCTATAATGTACATTTAAGAtccttttgtatttttgttttccagCACACCTAATTCTCAACCCTGACACAGAATAgcctataaaaatgaaatatacatattaataaaattatggtATGAAACATATACAGTGTTCTAAAATCACATCTATACATAACTCTAATTTAGGCCTTAACAACTACTTTCATTAGCATACCACAACTTTTTTAGCATATGTCACAGTCCTTACTGTGTGTTTGAATGGATCACCTTCCTACGAGATCAACAtaataacctttttttaacatcacacTTAAAAAATTGGATAATGTTCTCTAAAAGCAACTTGTTAGGAGTGTTAGCTTCAATTTGTGAATTGCAAATTGTCCCAAGTTACTTAAATAGTTATACCTAACCCATATTATGATGTCGAGACATCAGGTAAATTAGTTGGTATGGAAGAaatcgagtgtcctgcacagagccctgacctcaaccccagtggTCACTTTTGGAATGAACTGTAACACcgactgcatgccaggccttctcacccaaAAACAGtacccgacctcactaatgctcttgtggctgaacaggcaaatccccacagccatgctccaaaatttcagaagagtggaggttattataacagcaaaggtgggactaaatctggaatgggatgttcagcaagcacatgtgggtgtgatggtcaggtgtcccatttcctttggctatatagtgtatttctgaATGCACGTTAGAGGAATCTGCattgtttcatttgttacaAGTACCATTACAGGTATACTGAAAACCACTGAAatgcatattaaaaatatgacaggATTATACATGTTACCATCAAGCACCACCTTGTGCTTGAACTATTGCATTTACATTGACATTTAGTGACTtggcttattataacagcaaagcataTACAAGCACATCTGGGTCAGATGGTCAGGTATCCCCAAACTTTCTACCATTTAGTGTAGATAATCAACACCTTGactatttcagaaatgtattatGTATCGTGTATCATTTATCTATTTATGGCAAGAAAGCTAAGACAATGtgggaagaaaaaaagtccCAATTCACcataattattcataaattttattatttatatattattttgttctGGTAATGTGTGCTAGACTGTAGTTGATCACTGATATCATTTGAAGCAGAACAGTTTAAGCACAAGATGGCGCTCAGTGGTAAATAATCTTACACTGTTCACTATCATACCTTTAAATGGTGCTGATTTGGCAAATGTGAATTAAATGGGTGAAGTGGGTTAAATTTATTGAACCCCAGgctgaaaaaaaggttttgtgccAGTTATTCGGAGTTTAGAGCATTCAGGAACATgatgttattattatgatgattattattttatgtgcaGTGATTACTCAGGTGTGTCAGTGATTCATAGAGGAAGTTTGCCCTGTACAGTGGGGCTATATAACAGCAGGCAGCAGGGGCGGTGCAGTGCTCACTGCTCTCCCAGGAGGGACTCACTGCCACTCACACCACTCTCTGCTCCTCTCAGGTCAGCCCGCTGAACGCGCAGCAAGCTGTGGACATCTAACTGGATACACCATTCATTTGGAATATGAACACCTTTCGACTCGGACTTGCTTTCCTTCACTGTGTTGGTGGGTGTTTTTAACACGACCTCTTTGCATTTCTTTCATGTAGACAACTAGCAGTGACATGATGTGAAGTTCCACAAGGTTTCCTGTCTTTAAGACTTCTAAAAATGACTTCAGATCATCAGGGATGGAAGCCTTACTActcttattgttattattgattgccttttttttttttttttggatcattAGACGGTTGCAtggcgcgcgcgcgcgcgcacgcacgcacacacacacacgcacacacacacacacacacacacacaaaggtcgACTTAACTATACTTGTGAGAACCGTCCAGTGACAGAATTGTTAATGCAGTTAAATAATAGTATGCTACATCTAAATCTAAGCCTAACCTAAACTTCAGTATCCAACAGAAAACCTGGGGtcttttttagttttctgtaaataaaagttgcagttttgtttaaaaaaaaaaaaaaaaaaaaaaaaagacttcctcATGGGGTGGAGGGGTAGATGGGGGCTGAGGGACAAACAAATGTCCTCACATGGTCAAAACTGTCTGATTATTGCAATCCCTATCACAGAATGATCCACATACAATTACTAACTGGCACCCCTGTTTGCAGTTTTCCTCCAGCTAAGTGGCTGTTCGTCCCAGGATGAGAGCGTGAACCCTGCAGGGAAACTTCTGCGCACTCCGGCTCAAGTGCACACTTCAGACAATGACACCAACATGGATGAACACCTTCTGGACAGTTACGAAGACTACATCTCTGCGGAATATGAGGACGACTATCCCAGAGGTAGCGTCCAATTCTaacaatatttctttatttgtttgcatgtaatctgtctgtctgccagtctatctatctatctatctatctattcccATATTTTTCAAAGAAACTCAATGTAATGTTTTTGCATGTAGCTGATAACACCtgatttcatttatattcacatgttATATCTGTACAGAAATCTAAATAACattttacttaattacattcATCCAGCTGGATGAGTGGTTGAATGTAGTCTGATTTGCAGAGGTGCATAATCTAAAAAGAGTTCATTGGCACCTGCTGACCACCACACAGATTTGCATCCTGATTTTTTAATAAGTAGATCAATAATCTAAGCACTATTAAGCACTATATTCATGTTCTGCTAAATCAGAGGGAAGGGTGATATGTGAGATATGAAGAAGACATGACAGAGCCTACTTTAAGTAGGCATTATCAAATGCACTTAATGGAAATGCTTTAAATGACTGCCAAGTATTATCTGATACCCCTTCTTCTCTCTGGTAATAAGCCAGATGTCAGTAATTTGATGTGTCCCCAGTGTTGAATGAACTAATAGAGTGTTTATTTGtggggcagcatggtggtgcagtgggtagcattgctgcctcacagctccacagtcctgggtttgatcctgagcatGGGCTACTCTCTGTTCTCCCCAagtttgtgtgggttttctcccaTATTCCAAAAACTAATTGTACCtagaatgtgtatgtgcatagtggcattccagggtgtattctgaCCTCACACTCagggctccagatccaccacaaccctggcCAGGTTAAAATTGTTACTGATGGTGAATGAATGtagtatttatttctgtctaacattatttaacattattttttctccTTAGTTGCATTTTCCACAAAGCCTAAAGATTCCTCACTGACCGCAACGAAAGCTCAAAGGAAGGGCAGAGATAGGAAGAACCTCTGTCTGAGGAAAAGATACAGAAATTATTGCCTCCATGGCGTTTGCCAGTACCTGCCTGAACTAAATCATACCACTTGCATGTAAGTCACACATAGTTAAATTAAGTGAACAAATTAAGGTATAAGGTTTCTGATCAAAGAGTAAAATGCTATATTTTGGGTCTGAGTTATCAGTCATGCCTGaggttttatatatttgtagatGTGAGGCAGGATACTCAGGCGAGAGGTGCCACCTGTTCATCCTGCCTGTTGGCAAAGAAGCTGAAGGCAACAGTCACACCACAGCTCTGGCTGTAATGGCAGTGGTTTTGTCCTTAACATGTCTCACCATCATTGGCCTTTTACTGGCCTTAAGGTTAGTACTTTTGCTAAGCATATGCACCTCTTCTACAGTTTATGTCACTATAGTTGTCTAAAACAATGTATATGTGCCCTTACAGATGTCAGAAAAAGGGCGACAGTAGTGTGGATGAGAAGATCAGACTTCAGCCACTGGATAGTAGTGAAGAAAAAGCAAAGTAAGTCTAATATGTGTTCATATTGTGAGAAAAGAAATGCCACATAATTATGCATAGCAATCAAAATACAATACTGAAAGTCTTTTTCTCTTAGAACTCTTTATGCTCTAGATTCATTATTAATGGTCTTTTGCTATATTTCATTCTAGAGACCCAAACCAATGGCTCAGTGGACATGATAGCTATCAACTGGAAACATCCTGTCAAtactgaagagaaaaaaatggtagTGTCCAGAACATCATATGTCTCCAAAGGACGACCTGAAGGAAATTATGAACATTGATTTGAAGATTGTAGAACACATCTGTGGGTCTGTGTAGCTCCAAAACATAAAGAACATAGGAAATAAGAAAGTCAGTGAATGTAGTtgcattacaatttttaaatgtttgaacgtactatttatttatttttaaaggataCTTGAGCTCTATAAGGTCAGTCATgttggtgtatttatttatatattaactaTTTATTTTGTCATGTAATAATTATGTATATTTACTGAATGCGCTGCCAGTTTGTCACATGTACAGTGCAGTCTGTAAGCACTTAAACAGTGATGCATTGTTGGTGGTTTTTTCCCTGTACTCCAGCATGTTGGATATGAAATGAAACCATAAGTGTGAGTTTGAAGAAcataatgtcattattaatttttcattaacaGGCCTAAGACAGCAACACCAAGGAAGATATTTAGTGTTCAGTGATGTCTGTGATGTGTACATTTCAGGTAATCATTTAATGTAAAGAAAACTCTTATATAGCACCAAGTACTATATACGATTGGAGTCTGCTTATTACGATACCTTGACAGTTGATGACTGTGCAGAGGATTGTGCATTAAGCATTAAAGCATTAATACTAATATTGTACACGTTAATATCATagtcattgtttcatttcaagctggagtacagagccaaaactagaaaataatcactgttCACTAACTTACAggctgaatttaaaatgtttttagatatttattattgtataaCCAACAAACATTCTGAAAGAATTGCCTTTTTATGCCTTATTTGTTGATGTATAAAATTATTGGTCATTTGAATTTAGTACATTATTTTGCTAAATATTCTTGAAAACCATTTGTGACTATACTGTGAAAAATGGAGTCCAATTAAAGATAATTGGTGGTACCTTTTGTTTGTACATTACTGGCCAAAATGTGTAAGCAAGAAGGATTTCAGCAGTATTTTACCAACAATCAACACAATACAATGCAACATGTTTACTGACAGCTAGTGAAAATGAACCACGAGGCATGGCATGGCTCGTCCAGTCACTGTTTCTATCACCAATAAGAGTCAAACCATTTTATTCTCTATTAACAAGCATATTACTGTTTGTTATcacttaaaaattaaattgtcatgTGTTTATTCTTATAAAATTAGTGATGCTTTCAGACTTTTGTCTTGTATGTAAGAGCTGTTGGTTTATTTGAGCAGTACTAGTTTTTTCAGTAgtacatgaaataaatatatttacacctTATAACTGCCAGTTCAGTtactgataaaaataaaatggaaactAATACAACCAATTACTTTTTATTTGAGAGCTTGATGATTGTCTTAGTTAGTTGCCAATAAAAGTAGCTAAATTTTCTACACATTTGGACATTAGCTTTAAGGTAAGCAAATTGCTCTACATGGTGTCCCAAAAGTTTCCATAcgtaggggactatgtatgccagcaccacgtcggttgtgccttcgtcagtggatgttcgtggacatccacttctcggttggtccgcaacacttccaatctttttgaatttgttaataagtttggtgacagtgtcgtgtgtgatttgcttgccatgtttcctgttcaagtccattgcaaccttgcaACAGtttcccaatccagccatgagaatgatttcaatacattcttcttttgtcaaaggcatctgaaaaaaatatataatataaactaagcaggaaaaatgttggaagacattttgctaaaaaagtgttaatttcccctatgtaagGAGACTGTacatgaaaggttttttttaatcagatttcagaTTACTGAGCTACCCGGTTAGAAGAGACTAAAGAAGATAGTCACTCTGCATATAAATAGACATTCTGGCATGCTACATGCAATATTTGAGACACACCCATCCACAAGACTGTTGTAATATCACTTCATCAGGTCAATTTGTGAACAAGCTGGCTCTGgggttaaacaaaaaaaaaaaactcttttaatTGGACTGGCAAGACCCAATGATTTACATACCTTACCTAGGTAGAAAAAAGAACATTggaaatattcatatttcacGTCTAAATTGTGGGAATTGTGGTCTTAATTAACcatgttatttaatttagtgGTGATCAGTTGTAGTTTAGTCAAGAGAGTAGTTGTAGTTTACTCTAAGCAGTTGGATCTTCAATGAATGTTGCCCAGTTACTGttatattagtgttttttttttagtttccttacagaaaacctgaaATGCAGGATTAAATCAGATACAAATATTGCAGATAACCTTTAGTTCCAATTCACAACCAactttcacaaataaaaaaaaaaacatcagatatTTGTGGTACACATTTGTATTCCATTAGAAAATCTTCAAATGTATCAAGAATCCAGCCCTCATCAGCTGTTAAACCATTAGAACCCACTGAAGACATAAAATACCATTACTAACCATGACAAAGACACTTGTAACTTGCACTAGTAAAACCAGTAACTTGCAAAGGGTATTAGATTTCTTTTCAGCAGGGAGGATAGGAAAACCAATATATAAACCAGGGGTTGTTAAGTTGTGGGCCTCTGTCTGGATGCAATCCACCACTTGAAGAAACAGAACCAATCAACATATGAAAAAACTGGACATAATTCAGCGACTCCTGTTTTTCAAACATGAACCATTGCAGCTTCGGTAGCAGATCCAGGGGAATAGCCAGTCCTTTCACAATGGTACAGACAGGTTTGATCCAATGGCATTTTTAGGGAGGCAGTCTAGGGTCGGTCAAACTACTCATCCACATCCATAGATAAATGACTTTAGGTTGCTATCCCTATCTGTGTATGGCCTGTAGTAgggaagtagtagtagtagatttACAGTaaaagacacacacctgagcagcATTAATTTGTCGTCTACCAAGCTACAAAAAAATCATAGCTAACATAACATTAGGCTACATTTTATGAAGTGCACTAGTGATATGCATTCAATATCATTAGCTAACAGTAGCTAATAACAGACTGAACAAATTCTTTGTTATGCCTCCAAAcaataatattgtttaaaagGAATATTGTTTAAAAGGTCAGTGGTTCCAGGGAATAGTTTGCTTCTGTGCAACCCTGGCCTCCCCTTATCTAAGTCCattagcagatcctctgttgcagctttcacacattttcatagATGTCAACATAGTTATTGAAGTAGGTGTTTATTCTTCGCTTCAAGTTCAAAAAATCATGAACTGATCGTTAATGTTTAAGCGTTAAAAGGTGGTAAATggttgtcaccattcagtcatgttagttttaatgtgttttatatagcTGGATACCCCTGATATAAGCTATAGCCTACAAACTTCAAGACATGGGTTCTCAAACCTTAAACCTTTTGCAGACAGAGgcaccttaaaaaaaaagaaagaaatcttaTGGAATAATCACATTATTAGGCTCTTTATTCAAATGTATACAATAACGTTCCATTGACAGAAGATAAGCTGATATTATTGATAAGCCAACTTGTTTTCcatctttattttgtcttattaaggttttgtcttattaattcgATTAAACCCATTCtcttcaagtgaccagtcaaataaACTAATGactataataatacaataatattaataaaatctttgataatggtggattATGATTTAGTTTTCTGCCACTCTACTACCACTGTccccattttgagaaccactTCTTTAAAACATATCATTAAACATTTCAGCTGAGGTTACATTTTATGTGTCAAGTGTAAATCATTTTCACTGACTCTTCTTATAATAACTGTCTCTAAATCAGCATGACATTTAATAAGCATTTTAGTTATTCCTGTAAAACCTTCTTTCCCCAATAAGGGAACGCTGCGGGAAACCTACAGTGCGCATGCGCATTCGCTCCGCCTGTCTCTGGCAACATGGCGGCCCCCGTAGACCTAGAACTGAAGAAGGTAAATCCCAATAAATTAACGGCGGCTCTTATACCATGCACTGAAACCCTGGTTATTTTTGCAAACTCGCAGGGTGACAAAAGAAGCTGTATATTCGTGTTAAGAGTCTTGGGTTGGAATCTTGTATAGCTGAGTTACTTTTGTATAAGAATAGCGACGTGGTATGAGATGAATGTAGGTTGCTAGCTAATTGTTAAGTATAATAACACATacaagtgtaataataataataataataatattaataataattttatgatTAATGATTTGATGAGGATTGATTTaaagatagctagctaactttaatCTTTCAGCTAGTCACATTTTCCCACGTTGAAACCATGAGAAATAGTAGTAGTTAGCCAGCTAGTCAGTTTAGATATCAGTATTGATGTGTATGTTTACTTAGTTATGAGTCAAGCATATGTGTTTGAATGGCCAAATGCAGCAAAACctttcatttctgtaatatattttgtcatttcagtGTCATACTCCATTGAAATATATTGTATTcctgtctgttcatctctcaGGCCTTTGCAGAATTGCAAGCCAAAATGATTGATACACAGCAGAAGGTGAAGCTCGCAGACTTACAAATCGAGCAACTGAGTCGCATGAAGAAGCACGCTAATCTGACCCATGTAGAGATCACTTCACTCCCCAATACCACTCGCATGTATGAAGGAGTAGGACGCATGTACGTATCTCGCTCTGTGCAGATGATGTCACATTTTATCTGCTCTTACAACTGAACGTCAGAGTCAAGGCATTGATGTTCATAGATTTAATCTCACTCTTACTGCCTTACAGGTTTATCTTGCAGTCAAAAGATGAGATTAATAATCAGCTGATGGAGAAGCAGAAAACGGCAGATGACAAGATCAAGGAGCTGGAGGTAAAGTTCTTTCATGCACTCTCGCGTACGTCAGTGTAATTTACAGGAGTTGTGCACTGTCCCTAAATCaaacacttatttattattcactCCACTGTGAAACAAGAAAGGACTATTGACACACCAATCTCACTTTatccatatatacatacagaatcTGTGTTGTTagctaatctcacacacacgcacgcacacacatgcacacacacgcacacacacacttgtagcataaaacatatttcacagcatgaaatgtaactgataaaagtacaatgtgtcattggttaataaataaataaattgctgtgagattagaggaataaaacaacccAGGGCCTGATCAGCTTCaatgtggtaacagtaactctgtttcctTTAGGGCACGTCACACTAcctcatcgttgattatttccccATTGTGTTGTACACACTTATTGATTAATCACTCCATTGCGAAAAAGAAAGGACTAGGGAAGCActgattttccttttttaatacaGTATCAGAGCTGAAATATGCAAAATCTGTGTTGTCAatcaacatctcacacacattcgTGGCATAAATTATACTGGAAATCCAGTTCAGCATTTTAGGCACATATTTTATCCCAACAGCAAAAAAGAAACTcctgaaatgtttcagaaaaatcTGAGAAAATCCTGTGTGCAAATCCTAATTCAAAATCATCTTGCATTAAATACATCTTATATCTGTTTAATAGGAAGTATCATATCACTGAATAATCATGTAATTAATTAGGTCTAACAGTATCAGGGACATGAGTGAATGCACTAGTTGTACaatattgaaaatgtttttagtgAATATGGGATATCTTTGAGACAGACTTCTGTCTTGGAATATGCGTCTTAGTTTGTACTGTGCAACCAGCTGAATACAGTTGGGAAATTCCAAAAACAATAGAACCCATTTAAACATCTTCCTGATTGTTCTCTATGCCTCCCTACCATAAATCGCATCGGGTGCCCATGATGTCATTATTAGTAAATGTCTGCTGTACATCATGCTCTGCAGTACTTCTCAATCTGTCAGGAAGAGAACAAATGAATGGAACATGATGCTTCTTGACATTATAATGAATGTTTTTCGACAACTTTCTTGACATTGTGGctttaaatacattcaaaatgaTTACTTTTTTCAATACAAACATGAAACCTGTCATTAATATTTTACCTTGTTTCAACCTTTGCTCAAGAATTTTGTAATAACAATATATAGGATTAAAAATCCTAATTAATTTTGACTAGATCACATAAGTAAGCTGCATCTTTCTTtgtcattaacttcaagagaatgACAAAAgtgaggctagtgagggaatgactgtttatagtgactataatgtaagtgataacagggacAACTTTATTAAGaattaacaacattaaatgtaacaatacactaatatgaaaataatctgccaattttattttttttacttattagtGTATAGTTAAATTTCCTGGAAATGTACAGGGAAATTCCTGGACAATTTTTGTGGTATGAGAAGAAAGAAATGCGTGATAATGGCTTCACATTGCATCAGACCACAACTCCCTGTAGTTGATGAAAAAGAGATGATGAAAAGACCTTAActgtaaatgtacaaaataagtGGTAATGCCATGATATCATACCAGATGGCAAGCCTGCAGGGTTTATCTGTTACGCTACCATGACTATTGTGTTGTAACATTTTCTTGGtgttttctgtaaaactgcGTCAGTTAATGACTAATGGTTTTGACTGTTTCCTATGTAGTTGTCCATTATGTAATCAACCACGTCAGCCAGGTATTTGTCTGCTCTTCGATACTAATTACCAGGTTCTTTACCTTAAAAAGCAAATGGGGAATCCCTCAACGTAAAGCGCATCAGATTTAGGGGTCCAGTTAAAACGTTGTCCAGACAGACGttggaaagaaaaatgattcCACTGATTGATTCGTTTTGAAATCCCGCACCCGGATGTCTGGCTATGCCATTGGCAAGTTCTGACTTGTTAAGTTAAGACACGTATACATATTGGGGATGGGGGAATTAAACTAATTACACAATCTgggaaatgcaaatgcaattcAACTGTTGCAACTAGATACGAATGAACATGATTAATCGTTTTCGTGCCATGCACATGATGTAATATGTAGGTTATTGCCTCACATTTAAGCCCATCAAAAATCCATAAGTGTGTAAATGCTCATAAAAGATTTTGCATGCTGTGTGAAGTGTTTCTAATGTGTCTTCTGTTTATCAGATAAGTCACACCATCTGTGAAATAAAGGTTGTCCCAGTTTTTGTTGTGTTGAGCAAACCTCATGGTTTTATGCTGTATATCACTTTTGACTGCTTGTCATGTATTATAAATGGCTTAGTAGTTCCTCGGTTAActtgtattatttttagttGTAGACCTGATTTATCAGTCAGCTGAATTATTGGCTACCCTCCATGAAACTGAGAGAAAATAACATGCAGTGACTGATAGTTTGAGCTTGAACATATGCAGATGCCACTGAAATTTTCCAAATTAGGGATAGTTTTCATGTAAAACACTGATTTCAAAATGATCTGCACTCCCACCATTACTAGCTGGTGAATCCTGCCCTATAGAAAATAACCCAGGGACCCGGGGCTGAGTGCGGTTATTTTGGTAGAGTGTGAAAGTTCTTAGTTGAACCAGGGAGAAATCCAGAGAACCAAGCCTCTTGAAACACTGACCTGGGGCTTGCTGTTATTTCCtgcttcacatttttttatgacGGTAGAGAAAGGGCTGTTATGGTCAGCAGAGGAGACGGGATGCCTTATCAATTATATATGGAGTGAAGAAGTGTCCACGCAAATGGACACAACTCATAGAAACTCAGCACCATTGTGGTGCAAGTGGTGGCACTGAGAACATCATGAAAAATGCATAACTTGTGCCTGGCTGCATGGCACAGAACAATCTTCCTATATGAGAATGGCTTCTTGTTTGTAGATATTCCTGCACAATGACATGCCATTCAGCCAAAAAGTGCTGTTCTTCACCACTTATTTTGGCACTATAGGAAAATAGCAAACAGTTGAATGTAGTGCCTACCATTTTGCAAACTTATGTGCACAAATGTGATCAGAGGAATTCTTCTGTGTGAATGAAAATCTGTGATTATGAGGGTTTGTACATGTGGACTgccctcttcaattcagaccacaggttttcagttgTAGCACCAGTAATGCTTGGTGAAGTGTAGGAGCTGCATTTAGTGGGTTGCTTTCAGCAAT includes:
- the pfdn1 gene encoding prefoldin subunit 1, producing MAAPVDLELKKAFAELQAKMIDTQQKVKLADLQIEQLSRMKKHANLTHVEITSLPNTTRMYEGVGRMFILQSKDEINNQLMEKQKTADDKIKELEQKKTYLERSVKEAEDNIREMLMSRRAQ
- the hbegfb gene encoding heparin-binding EGF-like growth factor b, which gives rise to MNTFRLGLAFLHCVVFLQLSGCSSQDESVNPAGKLLRTPAQVHTSDNDTNMDEHLLDSYEDYISAEYEDDYPRVAFSTKPKDSSLTATKAQRKGRDRKNLCLRKRYRNYCLHGVCQYLPELNHTTCICEAGYSGERCHLFILPVGKEAEGNSHTTALAVMAVVLSLTCLTIIGLLLALRCQKKGDSSVDEKIRLQPLDSSEEKAKDPNQWLSGHDSYQLETSCQY